A stretch of the Leptospira harrisiae genome encodes the following:
- a CDS encoding efflux RND transporter permease subunit yields MFTKFLQRPVLAIVLSVLIVFVGLISIKNIPVSQFPEIAPPRVTITLSFPGASAQVLVQSTITTLEQAINGVAGMRYMISSSTSSGDAIIQVLFDPGTNPNDALVQVKTRVDQMMYRVPALVRLEGIFVQPVQPSMLLYVNLYSKDPNASEKFLYNYATVFLLPELKRIHGIGQAKILGTRQYAMRIWLNPDRMRAYNVTTAEVMKAIENQSIIARPGRLGQSSGKQAQSLEYTLTYEGWYNEPGQYENIIIRAKTGGEVLYLKDISKVELDSEFYNIYSDVDGHPAAAIMFKQTEGSNAKEVIEDIKSKLEELKKTFPPQMDYKLSYDVSNFIDAAIEKVIHTLVEAFVLVAIVVFIFLGDWRSTLIPIIAVPVSLIGAFSFMMALGLTINLITLFAMVLAIGIVVDDAIVVVEAVHAKMSEEHLSVYLSVKSVLGEISGAVIAITLLMTAVFVPVTFLPGPVGVFYRQFAITMATSIVLSGFVALTLTPVLTAMILKTHTHKSKTHNPIDIFLNKFNFYFDIVTEKYVNLMHRFSGSKVFIISILLSFTVGFLILTQIVPAGFVPGEDQGMIYAVIQTPPGSTIEKTNDVARKLQEVALKIEGVDSVASLAGYEILTEGEGSNAGTCLISLKDWSDRKNSVHDVMEELEHNTKNFGAIIEFFEPPAVPGFGAAGGVMFRLLDKTNSGDYTAFDKVHEEFMGELRKRKELTGLFSFYSAKFPQLEVKLDRKLAMQKGVNIGEAMDNLDILVGSTYEQGFIRFNQFFKVYVQSLPEFRRLPSDILKLFTPNDKGEMVPYSAFLSLEQKQGANEITRYNAYTSSVINVLPNKGYTTGDAIQGIREASKNLPSGFEVGWEGLSYDEAARGNEAIFIFLAVIVFVYLVLSAQYESFIIPFSVILSLPPGIFGTFFLLKLLGLANDIYAQIGMIMLIGLLGKNAVLIVEFARQRQEAGLTVFDAAIEGAKARFRPILMTSFAFVAGLLPLVFATGPGAIANHTIGACALGGMVFGTIFGVIIVPGLYIIFGNIAKGKTLIYKEDNMPLSESESSYITSEIERKKIRKGKK; encoded by the coding sequence CTGGAACCAATCCAAACGATGCGTTGGTTCAAGTAAAAACTAGGGTAGATCAAATGATGTATCGGGTTCCGGCTCTAGTACGTTTGGAAGGTATTTTTGTACAACCAGTTCAACCCAGTATGTTGTTGTATGTAAACTTATACAGCAAAGACCCAAATGCGAGTGAAAAGTTTCTCTATAACTATGCTACTGTTTTTCTGTTACCTGAATTAAAACGAATTCATGGAATCGGACAGGCAAAGATTTTAGGAACAAGACAATATGCCATGCGTATTTGGTTAAATCCTGATCGAATGCGAGCCTACAATGTTACAACAGCCGAAGTGATGAAAGCAATTGAAAATCAAAGTATCATTGCAAGGCCGGGTCGACTTGGACAAAGTTCTGGAAAACAAGCTCAGTCATTAGAATATACACTCACTTATGAAGGTTGGTACAACGAACCTGGGCAATATGAAAACATAATCATTCGCGCAAAAACTGGAGGCGAAGTTTTATATTTAAAAGATATTTCTAAAGTAGAACTTGATAGTGAGTTTTATAATATTTACTCCGATGTCGATGGCCATCCAGCTGCAGCCATTATGTTCAAACAAACAGAAGGAAGTAATGCAAAAGAAGTTATCGAGGATATCAAATCAAAGTTAGAAGAATTAAAGAAAACATTTCCTCCTCAAATGGATTACAAACTCAGTTACGATGTTTCAAACTTTATTGATGCAGCGATTGAAAAGGTAATCCATACTCTTGTAGAAGCATTTGTACTTGTTGCCATTGTAGTTTTTATCTTTCTCGGAGACTGGCGTTCCACCCTCATACCAATTATCGCGGTTCCAGTGTCATTAATAGGTGCCTTCTCTTTTATGATGGCATTAGGTCTCACTATTAATTTAATTACACTCTTTGCAATGGTACTTGCGATCGGAATTGTCGTAGATGATGCCATCGTTGTTGTCGAGGCAGTCCATGCAAAAATGTCAGAAGAACATTTGAGCGTTTATTTATCAGTAAAAAGTGTTTTGGGTGAAATTAGTGGAGCTGTCATTGCCATCACACTTTTGATGACAGCCGTTTTTGTTCCTGTTACTTTTTTACCAGGGCCAGTGGGAGTTTTCTATCGCCAATTTGCAATAACAATGGCAACTTCCATTGTATTGTCAGGATTTGTAGCCTTAACACTCACTCCAGTGTTGACTGCTATGATTCTAAAAACCCATACACACAAAAGTAAAACTCACAACCCAATTGATATTTTCTTAAACAAATTCAATTTTTATTTTGATATAGTCACAGAAAAATATGTAAACTTAATGCATCGTTTTTCGGGATCAAAAGTTTTTATCATATCCATCCTACTTAGTTTTACCGTTGGATTTTTGATACTAACACAAATTGTTCCAGCCGGTTTTGTTCCTGGTGAAGATCAAGGTATGATTTACGCAGTCATACAAACTCCTCCGGGCTCAACAATTGAAAAAACAAATGATGTCGCACGTAAATTACAAGAAGTTGCTTTAAAAATTGAAGGAGTCGACTCGGTAGCTTCTCTTGCTGGTTATGAAATTTTAACAGAAGGGGAAGGTTCTAATGCTGGAACATGCCTAATTAGCTTAAAAGATTGGTCCGACAGAAAAAATTCCGTACACGATGTAATGGAAGAGCTCGAACATAATACAAAGAATTTTGGAGCAATTATCGAATTTTTTGAACCTCCCGCAGTACCAGGATTTGGTGCTGCTGGTGGTGTTATGTTTCGTTTGTTGGATAAAACAAATAGTGGTGATTATACGGCATTCGATAAAGTTCATGAAGAATTTATGGGTGAACTACGGAAAAGAAAAGAATTAACAGGTTTATTTTCTTTTTACTCCGCAAAATTTCCTCAACTCGAAGTAAAATTAGATCGAAAACTTGCCATGCAAAAAGGTGTGAATATCGGTGAAGCAATGGACAATTTAGATATCCTCGTTGGTAGCACCTATGAACAAGGATTCATTCGCTTTAATCAGTTTTTCAAAGTTTATGTTCAGTCTCTTCCAGAATTTCGAAGATTACCATCTGATATTTTGAAGTTATTCACACCGAATGATAAAGGAGAAATGGTTCCTTACTCTGCATTTTTGTCCCTTGAGCAAAAACAAGGTGCCAATGAGATTACAAGATACAATGCGTATACTTCATCAGTGATCAATGTTTTACCAAACAAAGGTTATACGACTGGTGATGCGATCCAAGGAATTAGAGAAGCCTCCAAAAACCTTCCTTCAGGATTTGAAGTAGGATGGGAAGGACTTTCCTACGATGAAGCTGCGAGAGGAAATGAAGCCATATTTATTTTTTTAGCGGTAATCGTCTTCGTTTATCTTGTCCTATCAGCGCAATATGAAAGTTTTATCATTCCCTTTTCGGTGATTCTTTCCCTCCCACCAGGAATTTTTGGTACATTCTTTCTATTAAAATTGTTAGGCCTTGCCAACGATATCTACGCTCAAATTGGAATGATTATGTTAATCGGACTACTAGGTAAAAATGCAGTGTTGATCGTCGAATTTGCAAGACAGAGACAAGAAGCAGGATTAACCGTGTTTGATGCTGCCATTGAAGGGGCAAAAGCAAGGTTTCGTCCAATTCTTATGACTTCCTTTGCATTTGTCGCAGGTTTATTACCTCTAGTTTTTGCAACTGGACCTGGTGCCATTGCAAATCATACGATCGGTGCTTGTGCATTAGGTGGAATGGTGTTTGGAACCATCTTCGGTGTGATCATCGTTCCAGGTTTATATATCATCTTTGGAAATATTGCCAAAGGAAAAACATTAATCTATAAAGAAGACAATATGCCTCTTTCAGAATCTGAATCCAGCTACATCACTTCCGAAATAGAAAGAAAAAAAATAAGAAAAGGAAAAAAATAA
- a CDS encoding TolC family protein, with the protein MKRLILSILVLLNFSCIPTLFQRDKEELKLPEEFSNWESSEKSEKLANQIWKEFFKESQLVELIDVAIENNQELAILEQEISISNNEVFARQGEYLPKLSLQGDAGSEQKERFSTPNANSPTLFAHGGLVMSWEIDIWKKLRNATKSAYLRYLAGIEGKRYVVTNLVAEITDTYFELVALDNQLSLVENYIEVLTKVKEMVVLQREAGRTTSLAVKRFEAEVSKNLARKYDIVQRIAITENRLNFLLGRFPEKITRRSEDFLDISLPEIQKSVPVDLLENRPDIKQATLILESRKLDVEVARARFYPSLMIDGNIGYEAFNSKHFKGTPVSLAYGLGGGIIAPLINRKAIEANYATANNLQIQALYNYEVSLLKAFTEVTNQIVKINNLNQKFEAKTKQVLNLKESVEISNILFKAGRIDYIDVLFTQRDFLEAQIEVYELKYSLLESNVGLYKALGGGWRGQKEPDGERKTSNF; encoded by the coding sequence ATGAAACGATTAATTTTATCTATTTTAGTTTTGCTAAATTTTTCCTGTATTCCTACACTTTTTCAAAGAGATAAGGAAGAATTAAAACTCCCAGAAGAATTTTCAAATTGGGAAAGTTCAGAAAAATCAGAAAAGTTAGCCAATCAAATTTGGAAAGAATTCTTCAAAGAATCACAGTTAGTTGAACTAATTGATGTCGCCATCGAAAATAATCAGGAACTTGCGATTCTAGAACAAGAGATTAGCATTTCCAATAATGAAGTGTTCGCTAGACAAGGGGAGTATCTTCCTAAATTATCCCTACAAGGCGATGCGGGAAGTGAACAGAAAGAACGATTCAGTACTCCCAATGCAAACTCACCAACACTTTTTGCCCATGGCGGACTCGTAATGAGTTGGGAAATTGATATTTGGAAAAAATTACGAAATGCAACTAAATCAGCTTATCTTCGGTATTTGGCTGGTATCGAAGGAAAACGATATGTTGTCACCAATTTAGTTGCGGAGATTACAGATACTTATTTTGAATTAGTTGCCCTTGATAACCAGTTAAGCTTGGTGGAGAACTATATTGAAGTTTTAACAAAAGTCAAAGAAATGGTAGTTCTACAAAGAGAAGCTGGAAGGACAACCTCTCTAGCTGTGAAACGATTTGAAGCAGAAGTTTCAAAAAATTTAGCAAGGAAATATGATATAGTCCAACGCATCGCTATCACCGAAAACCGTTTGAACTTTTTATTAGGAAGATTTCCAGAAAAAATCACAAGGAGATCTGAAGATTTTTTAGATATCTCTCTGCCTGAAATTCAAAAATCGGTTCCAGTTGATCTTTTGGAAAATCGTCCAGACATCAAACAAGCTACTTTGATTTTAGAATCAAGAAAATTAGATGTCGAAGTAGCACGAGCTCGCTTTTACCCCTCACTAATGATTGATGGAAACATTGGATATGAAGCTTTTAATTCAAAACATTTTAAAGGTACACCGGTTTCCTTAGCTTATGGTTTAGGAGGCGGAATCATTGCACCACTCATTAACAGAAAAGCCATTGAAGCAAATTATGCAACAGCAAACAATTTGCAGATCCAAGCTTTATACAACTATGAAGTATCACTCTTGAAAGCCTTTACAGAAGTCACTAACCAAATCGTAAAAATAAACAATCTAAACCAAAAATTTGAAGCAAAAACAAAACAAGTGTTAAATTTAAAAGAATCTGTAGAAATTTCTAACATTCTCTTTAAAGCCGGCCGTATCGATTACATAGATGTTTTATTCACACAACGCGACTTCTTAGAAGCGCAGATCGAAGTGTATGAATTAAAATATAGTTTACTAGAATCTAACGTCGGTTTGTATAAAGCACTTGGTGGTGGATGGAGAGGTCAAAAAGAACCGGACGGAGAAAGGAAAACGAGTAACTTTTAA